The DNA region CTCTAAAGAAGACTTGAAGAAATGGCATCTCTATTCCGATTCTGAATATGGAGGTACTTAAGCCGACAGGTTCAACTTCAAGCATCTGCTCTGTAAAGAGGATCTtatattgtttctgttgttaTTTATCGTTTTCATCTCCATGCATTGTTGATACAACTACTGGGACAAATGAAGGGTTTTGAAGTTTTGCATTTCACATAATTTCATTGATATGTAAACAATCCGCTATgcatatagtatttattttctggCAACatgtttgatatttaatttcCGGCAACATGTTTAATACTTATTTTACAGGATTATCTTCTGCTTCCTTGGAGATCCCAGATAAAGGAGATGGATCAGATTGCACCGGTTAGAAACTTAGTATTTCCTTCTGTGTTCCTGCATGTCATTGTGTTGAAGTTCATCAATACACAATATGAGATTTCTTCTATGTTTTGATACCATCGTTTCTTaatgtcttgttttgttttctactcTGCTTCACTTGTTAGTGTTTTTCATCCAAATATCTTCTATAGGGATTTTCTCGGGGAACCTATCTGTTGACCTTAGCGAAGGATCAAAATGGAACATCAGTCGGAGTGGTTTCTGCGGAATGCGCTCAAAGAAGGTTAACAGTCCAGagctttcattttttattaCAAAGCGTTCTTattcaaaacatattttctgcatatcagtttttttgttcaaaagaaggaaaaatggTTACTGTATTTGTTATCTTGGTTTTGTAACTCGTAGAATTTTTTTGAGGCAGCTGAGCGTTCAATTGTAACCAATTCtatcttactctgtttttgtagtTTGATGGCTTCATTGATCTCGATGGGTATGATGCAATAGCCCTCAGGCTCAGAGGAGATGGAAGATGTTATATCTCTACTGTAAGTTTCATGTTGATACTCACCTTTCCTTTCCTTTACTCCAGATGAAACAATCGTTGTAGGAGCAACAGAGCTGTTACTTGTTATAGTAAACCTTGGCTTTGATTCAGATCTATACCGAAAACTGGGTGAACTCACCGGGGCAAGCAGAAGATAACTCGTGGCaagcttttgtttttgctcCAAAGGACAATTGGTATATTGCTAAGGCAAGTCCTTACTTCTATAGATGTTACCAACCAAGAGCGTTAGAGCATTTTACACTTCCTTTTTTTGCTGTTAAGTCTTTAGTTAGGTATATTGCTGAACAAGACAGATCATGATTATGAGTGTCCTTGAATGGTTCTATAAATAACCTAAGGTTGAACATATCAGATCCCTCTATCTCGATACTTGCCAACATGGAGAGGAAATGTTATAGATGTGGAAATGGAGATGAATCCAGGTCGCGTTCTAGGTATGTCACTGTCAGTAAACGCAGAAGGTGGTGCGGTTGGAGCTAAATCAGGAGCAGGTGATTTCCGAATAGAAATCGACTGGATCAAAGCGTTGAGATTGCCATGAATGTTGAACATTGTAGCAATGCATGGTGTTTTTATTGttcttggttttagcttgtAAAAACCAGGCCTGAGTTGATACTTGATGGCCAGAGCATAGGTGAATTGTGTAGCGGCAAAGTTGGTTATCACTTTGAGCCATGTTTTTTTACCATgtcataaaataaaagaattgacACAAATCAAAGATGTGATTACCTTCTGTTTACCTTGTAGTCTATCCTTTTCGGTCAACTAGTTTATTTATCGTAGACAATTAGGTTATGATCGTGATTGAATAGGGTCATGCTTAAATTGGtggaacaaagaaaataataaaattgtattataaCGTGTTTGATGTTTCCATTATGAACTTGCAAATAGAATAGATGATATTGATGACgaccaataaaagaaaaataatggagGATATTGATGAGTAATGACTAATGACTACATTAGCTTTCAGcttatttattgaaaataacTAAATCTCAAATATGAAATCAAAGAATAGTCCATATTTTGcaggttttgacttttgagtaaTTTGTAGATTCATGGTATTcaattattgaataaaattgtaCATACATATGTGATTAAATCACCTGGAAATTCAAAAAGGGAAAACACGATTCAGAAATTTTCGATAAGtatatttttacaataattatacATATGAAGTTTGTGTTTTACATAGGTTACTTCACCTAGTTAGACCCtaaggctctctctctctgtgtttctCTATCTCTTTGAGAACTCTCGAGTCCAAAGtccaaaccaaattaaaagaagGTTAGATAGAGAGACACACGTGTAGTCACCGACTCGTCAGATGGTGGGACAGCTATTTATTCTTACTGTCAGAATCTGCACCGTTGGATCTACTCattgtcttattttttttgcttttgttctggACATAGTCGCTTGATGATGCGGTTGTTTCAGTGGATAACGGGACCCATTAAACCACCACCCCCTGCTTTGCTTTGTGGGTAAAAAAGCCGCTAACGCTTCATTTGGGAATTCTGAACCAATCGAATTTTGATGGCTTGAGAGAGAGGAGGAATCGgataatacattttttaaaatttaagtgCAAGGACCGCAAGgtttcatgcatttgagaattcTCATGTAGATTGGTTTTAGTTTACAATGTTACATACTAAAtccaatttgttttgtttataaaagtaATCAATTACTAAGATTGATTTGATCAATCATTATTCAAAGTTATACAATAATATACTATTAAATTGTAGCATGAAGATTAATAAAGAGAGATTTAATTATTGAGGAAAAGACACATGGGACAAAAGAAAGAGGGGAATGAGAAGAACATGTCGCATGTGCTGAACTTTACGTCATATCGACAATTAATCTAGAAGCATCTTGTTCACTAAAAATAAGGTCTCTTTTCTTtaggaagaaataaaaaaatatttgtgtgttttcaaaTTACCACCATATACTGTACTACTTGTTTCAAACTAAGGTTTAATGTAGGGTTTAGCCCATTTATGGGTTTTTGACTATTGTTACATTTGATTCaatgttaattaatttgaaaacatAGACACTAATATTGGCAACGAaacaattttcagattttttaaaaaaNNNNNNNNNNNNNNNNNNNNNNNNNNNNNNNNNNNNNNNNNNNNNNNNNNNNNNNNNNNNNNNNNNNNNNNNNNNNNNNNNNNNNNNNNNNNNNNNNNNNNNNNNNNNNNNNNNNNNNNNNNNNNNNNNNNNNNNNNNNNNNNNNNNNNNNNNNNNNNNNNNNNNNNNNNNNNNNNNNNNNNNNNNNNNNNNNNNNNNNNNNNNNNNNNNNNNNNNNNNNNNNNNNNNNNNNNNNNNNNNNNNNNNNNNNNNNNNNNNNNNNNNNNNNNNNNNNNNNNNNNNNNNNNNNNNNNNNNNNNNNNNNNNNNNNNNNNNNNNNNNNNNNNNNNNNNNNNNNNNNNNNNNNNNNNNNNNNNNNNNNNNNNNNNNNNNNNNNNNNNNNNNNNNNNNNNNNNNNNNNNNNNNNNNNNNNNNNNNNNNNNNNNNNNNNNNNNNNNNNNNNNNNNNNNNNNNNNNNNNNNNNNNNNNNNNNNNNNNNNNNNNNNNNNNNNNNNNNNNNNNNNNNNNNNNNNNNNNNNNNNNNNNNNNNNNNNNNNNNNNNNNNNNNNNNNNNNNNNNNNNNNNNNNNNNNttttttttttttttttttttttttttacgattatattattattttcagtaAACATCGCTTTTATAAATGATAGAAATTAGAATACTAAAATTAATATTCAAGATTCTTTTACATGTTATCTGTGTGAGACCATCGATATTTTCCCTtacatacattaaaaataaaacaacgcAAAGAAGTGGATAAAATCACCAAACTTTGGATCAAGGATTGCCACGGCAACAATAGAAAAAGTATACTCTTAATATATtgatcagaagaaacaaaatgaaaaaagataTGAGGTtgacaaaattaaacaagaaataaatatataatgcgACTTTTGTTTCATTGTCTATCTCaaagtatttttatatatgtttgtttccccaaacaaaagagaaaaaaaaaaagaagaagatattattaCCGTTAAAAATTGATCATTGGATGTTTCCATGTTTGGTCCACATTTAGTAATAAAACCTTGACCACATCTCTCCAACTGAGTTTGGCTATTACACTATTACCCCCAATACTACAAACAAACCACTTCCAATACCAAAATTTTACTATGATATTATTGTGGGAATGTGGATGCAACATGGTCCAACAGGAGGGGTAATTTGGTAAAATATGGCCGCCGTGGTATCTTCTTCTTGACAACTACGACTACTAGTAATGCTGCGTCTTTCGTATTTTTCCCATTACAGACTGTTACGccaaggaaaaataaaaaaggtgaaAGGTGTCTCTCTGAAGcaagctctctctttttttcattttctccacACATTATATATCTACAGTATCTTCTTCTTACATAAAGAGAGACTCTGTGTGTGCGTTTCAGCAGGGCAtggtgagagagaagagataaaaGCAAACTTCTTTCTTCGATTTGGGAATATTTAAAGATTGCATTTTTCAGCAAACACCATTGTAGTAACAAGTATTCATACATAACAacactgttaaaaaaaaaaactttactaaaGTTTGAAGATTGATCGGAAGAAAAATCGAATTTTGATCAATGCTGGATCGGCTAATTTGTCGTAAGTTCTTCCTGACTTTTTGAGTAGCTCAAAGCTTCTTGCTTTCGATTATTTTTAGCATAATTCagggatggatttgattttttagagTTAGAATTTTGGGAATTCTGTTTTGTCGGATGAGtcaagtttggattttttggaaTTTGTCTTTTCGAATTTTAGTGTTGGGGTCAGATCTGGGAAGTGATCGGTTATACTAATAGTTTTGGAGCTGCGTTGTATCTACACTATCTATAATTGTTGCATTGATTTCtgatacgtttttttttttcttctaaagcttttattgttacatttatttactTACTAGTCTTGTGAGATTGATTGACCAAGTTTGTTGATTGAACAATCAATTCTCTACTCTTTTGCTTCCTCAGGTTTCATTTGAGAATCTTATGAACGATTCACACATTTTGCTCTAAGCAAGAGTCTTTTCACTTGTGTGAGATATGAAGGCTGATACTGTTCTTGACTATGCTGTGTTTGAGCTTTCTCCCAAAAATTCACGGTgtgtaaatctttttttttttcttctctctgtacAAATGGTAACGTTTTTTAGGAGTTTTGGTCTCATGAGTTTGGTTAATATCTTATGTTACAGATATGAACTGTTTGTATGgagtaatgaagaagaagagaaactgGCTTCAGGATTGATACAACCCTTTCTCAATCATTTGAGAGTTCTTGAATCACAAGCTTCGCAGAGAACAGAATCTTCTATTAGACTGGAATTTAAAAAAAGTGACAATGGCGTAAAATCTTGGTTCACAAAAAGAACAGTTGAAAGGTTGATTTCAAAAAgaatcattttttctttgttatgaaTTATAGCTCCTAACGATCTGTGacctttttttatattgttcGTTTCCAGATTTGTTCTATATGTTAATAGTCCAGAATTGTTGGAAAGAGTCAATACATTTGATTTGGAGATGTCACAGTTGGAAGCAGCTCGGACATTATATTCTCAAGGTATGCTTTATTTCTCATTAGCTCAATCAAATTCAAAGCTTACGTCCAAACTtgatcctattttttttttctcctattcTTTTTCAGAAGATGGAGGCGTAGCAGATACAACAAAGTAAGTAAATGTCTCTGCTGCTACATTGGATCACATTGTGTGTTTAAAACTGTTTTGTTGATTGCTTTTTCTTTGTCTATGTATATATAGGAAGGAGCTCTCAAGAGCTATAGATTTGAGACTCGAGGCAATTAAAAAGGACTTAACCACGGCGATTGCTCATGCATCAGCTAATGGTTTCGACCCTCAAACTGTTTCTGATCTCCAGCTTTTTGCTGATAGATTTGGCGCACATCGTTTGGAGTAAGCTAGTTTTTTCTTGgtgcttcattttttttttttgcaattatgTCTCGATTTTGATTCgaatatctttcttttatcaGTGAAGCATGCGGCAAATACATTTCACTATCGCAAAGAAGACCAGACCTGATCACCAAGAACCTGAATACTAATACACAAACATCAGTCAATGAAACACATATCAGTCCCCATCAAAGTACTAAGAGCAACACAAAGAATGAGGAGGAGAAAAGCGATGAGAGTTTGGAAGAATCTTCTACTGTTAAGACCATTCATCATACAAGGAGACTTAGCGTACAAGATAGGATTAACCTCTTTGAGAGCAAACAAAAGGAAAACTCAAACTCCACGGGAAACAAACCGATAGTTGTTGCGAAATCCACAGAATTGAAGAGACTTTCCTCTGATGTCTCATCAGCTGCTACTACATTCCCTGAGAAGTCTGTTTTGAGAAGATGGAGTATTGTTAGTGACATGAGCTTTGATTTTACAATGGATAATAAGAAGTCTGACTGTGGTAGCACCGAAGAAGGTCTTTTGAGTACACCTTCGTCCATTCCTGATGCCACATTCCCCGAGGAGCCTGAAGAGAACAGTAcaaaggaagatgatgatgtgcGTTCAAGTAAATCTGATGATTTTCAAAACCAGACTGATAGTCCAGGGAGCGTCATGACTGATGGCAATTCCATgcagagagaagaggagagctATGCATCCAAATCACAGAATATGGCACAATCATCAGTCATGTTTCCTTATCGACACTCGCGTTCTCGGTCGGCTCATGTTGCAGGTGGTATTGATATCAAAAGTGATGAACGTCAATCGAAAGGCAGGAAGAAAGAGCTGTTTCCATCAGACAAGCAATCAGCCTTAAAACCCTCTACAAAACCAGTTTCTGCAGGTTAGTTCACTCAACAGTGTTTTAAATTTACAAGATCcttaaaatcatattaaagtCTTTTGAATACTAAAAATCAAAGCTATTATTTGTAATTCTTAATGATTCTGCAGGGTCTAATGAACAGAGACAAAAATCATTTGGTGTTGAGGATGATCTTGAGGTTAGTCTTGTAAATGCAGAATCAGCTGGGAAAAGTTACAATAATAGAGTTCGTGCGACATCTGTGGATCAAACACAGAGGACAAGAATGTCTAGAGAAAGCCCTCCAGGATTTGATGATGAGTTGCAAATAAAGGCTGATGACGATAAAGACCACGGTAATGTTGTACTGCGTCGGAACTTATCTGAGTTAAGATTCTCAGATGACTCTAAAGGAAAGTTGTATGAAGAGTATATGAAGAAAAGGGATGCAAAACTAAGAGAAGAGTGGAGTTCAAAAGAAACTAAGTTGAAGTCAATGCAAGAAGCTCTTGACCGAAGTAGAACTGAGATGAAGGCTAAGTTTTCTACTGCTTCCGTAAAGAGGCAGGATTCGATGTCAAGTACCCGCCAACGTGCAGAGAAGTTCAGATCTTTTAATTCTCGGACAAGTACAAAAAAGTGTCAGGTATCAAATCGTTGTAGtttctttgatgatgatgatgatagcaaACTTTTGTCTAATTATTTTGCAACTTGATTTAGTAGTTACTTTTAATACTTCACAGCATCCTATAAGCTCATTACAGAGTgcagaagaaaatgaaaaagacaagCCAGTCAGTGGACATCCCATTGGAAAAAATGCTTCTAGAAGCTCCCAAGTAAGAAAGGTTCCATCACCAAACCGAAGCTCCAGAGTCTCGAAACCGTCAGGTAaagtttcaaacacaaacattaatACTTCCGGGAGAGGGAGAAAAACAGCAGACATAAACCTGGTTGCACAATCTTCTCTCCCTAAATTCTCTGTtcttaaaaaggaaaacacaaaaccatctGCTTTAGCTGGTAGAAATACTACTGCTACTACTACCATGATGCGAACACAGGTGAGAAGTAGTAATAAGAAGACTTCAAAGGAAGATATACCCTCTCCTGTTGTGCAACGAAGACCACGATCACTAAGGAAAAGCTTCTCTGCAAACATAGAATTCACAGAGTTGACAACTCTGTATTCTGATGATATGATGAACAATGAGAGGAATCAGAAGCAGAACACAGAAGACAATGATGATGTATCAGAGAATTTGAAAGTTGAAGAATTTGATGACCTTGAATCCgaggcagaggaagaagaaaaagaagttttgGAGAATcctgtcaaagaagaagaagaagaagaagaagaagctagagAAATGGAAAATCTAGTAGTTGAGGATATTGGTGATGAAACGCCTTCACTTACTGAAATAGTTGAGAACTCATCAGAGGATGAAAATTTCACTACATTGAGATCAGTTTCTCATGTAGACTTACCTGCGAATACTCTACCTTCATCAACACTGCAGCATAATGTTGCCTCGTTATTGGATTCACCTAATGAGAGTCCTCTTTCGTGGAGCTCGAACTTGCAACACGCGTTCTCTTATCCACACGAGCACTCGGATGTTGATGCTTCAGTGGATGATTCTCCCATGG from Camelina sativa cultivar DH55 chromosome 3, Cs, whole genome shotgun sequence includes:
- the LOC104775843 gene encoding probable complex I intermediate-associated protein 30 isoform X1, coding for MSRFRSLLQASVNATKKALTWNVEEWVPPAEKHIFKFHSKEDLKKWHLYSDSEYGGLSSASLEIPDKGDGSDCTGIFSGNLSVDLSEGSKWNISRSGFCGMRSKKFDGFIDLDGYDAIALRLRGDGRCYISTIYTENWVNSPGQAEDNSWQAFVFAPKDNWYIAKIPLSRYLPTWRGNVIDVEMEMNPGRVLGMSLSVNAEGGAVGAKSGAGDFRIEIDWIKALRLP
- the LOC104775843 gene encoding probable complex I intermediate-associated protein 30 isoform X2; the protein is MEVLKPTGLSSASLEIPDKGDGSDCTGIFSGNLSVDLSEGSKWNISRSGFCGMRSKKFDGFIDLDGYDAIALRLRGDGRCYISTIYTENWVNSPGQAEDNSWQAFVFAPKDNWYIAKIPLSRYLPTWRGNVIDVEMEMNPGRVLGMSLSVNAEGGAVGAKSGAGDFRIEIDWIKALRLP
- the LOC104775844 gene encoding glutamic acid-rich protein-like isoform X4; this translates as MKADTVLDYAVFELSPKNSRYELFVWSNEEEEKLASGLIQPFLNHLRVLESQASQRTESSIRLEFKKSDNGVKSWFTKRTVERFVLYVNSPELLERVNTFDLEMSQLEAARTLYSQGMLYFSLAQSNSKLTSKLDPIFFFSYSFSEDGGVADTTKKELSRAIDLRLEAIKKDLTTAIAHASANGFDPQTVSDLQLFADRFGAHRLDEACGKYISLSQRRPDLITKNLNTNTQTSVNETHISPHQSTKSNTKNEEEKSDESLEESSTVKTIHHTRRLSVQDRINLFESKQKENSNSTGNKPIVVAKSTELKRLSSDVSSAATTFPEKSVLRRWSIVSDMSFDFTMDNKKSDCGSTEEGLLSTPSSIPDATFPEEPEENSTKEDDDVRSSKSDDFQNQTDSPGSVMTDGNSMQREEESYASKSQNMAQSSVMFPYRHSRSRSAHVAGGIDIKSDERQSKGRKKELFPSDKQSALKPSTKPVSAGSNEQRQKSFGVEDDLEVSLVNAESAGKSYNNRVRATSVDQTQRTRMSRESPPGFDDELQIKADDDKDHGNVVLRRNLSELRFSDDSKGKLYEEYMKKRDAKLREEWSSKETKLKSMQEALDRSRTEMKAKFSTASVKRQDSMSSTRQRAEKFRSFNSRTSTKKCQHPISSLQSAEENEKDKPVSGHPIGKNASRSSQVRKVPSPNRSSRVSKPSGKVSNTNINTSGRGRKTADINLVAQSSLPKFSVLKKENTKPSALAGRNTTATTTMMRTQVRSSNKKTSKEDIPSPVVQRRPRSLRKSFSANIEFTELTTLYSDDMMNNERNQKQNTEDNDDVSENLKVEEFDDLESEAEEEEKEVLENPVKEEEEEEEEAREMENLVVEDIGDETPSLTEIVENSSEDENFTTLRSVSHVDLPANTLPSSTLQHNVASLLDSPNESPLSWSSNLQHAFSYPHEHSDVDASVDDSPMGSPASWSSRMRKKWGSTAQSPVLVPNSRKDLTKGIKRFLKFGKKPRAADSPMDWVSVTTSEGDDDFAYRSSDELRKSRMASSQSQFSEDEQAASSSREL
- the LOC104775844 gene encoding glutamic acid-rich protein-like isoform X1 codes for the protein MKADTVLDYAVFELSPKNSRYELFVWSNEEEEKLASGLIQPFLNHLRVLESQASQRTESSIRLEFKKSDNGVKSWFTKRTVERFVLYVNSPELLERVNTFDLEMSQLEAARTLYSQGMLYFSLAQSNSKLTSKLDPIFFFSYSFSEDGGVADTTKKELSRAIDLRLEAIKKDLTTAIAHASANGFDPQTVSDLQLFADRFGAHRLDEACGKYISLSQRRPDLITKNLNTNTQTSVNETHISPHQSTKSNTKNEEEKSDESLEESSTVKTIHHTRRLSVQDRINLFESKQKENSNSTGNKPIVVAKSTELKRLSSDVSSAATTFPEKSVLRRWSIVSDMSFDFTMDNKKSDCGSTEEGLLSTPSSIPDATFPEEPEENSTKEDDDVRSSKSDDFQNQTDSPGSVMTDGNSMQREEESYASKSQNMAQSSVMFPYRHSRSRSAHVAGGIDIKSDERQSKGRKKELFPSDKQSALKPSTKPVSAGSNEQRQKSFGVEDDLEVSLVNAESAGKSYNNRVRATSVDQTQRTRMSRESPPGFDDELQIKADDDKDHGNVVLRRNLSELRFSDDSKGKLYEEYMKKRDAKLREEWSSKETKLKSMQEALDRSRTEMKAKFSTASVKRQDSMSSTRQRAEKFRSFNSRTSTKKCQHPISSLQSAEENEKDKPVSGHPIGKNASRSSQVRKVPSPNRSSRVSKPSGKVSNTNINTSGRGRKTADINLVAQSSLPKFSVLKKENTKPSALAGRNTTATTTMMRTQVRSSNKKTSKEDIPSPVVQRRPRSLRKSFSANIEFTELTTLYSDDMMNNERNQKQNTEDNDDVSENLKVEEFDDLESEAEEEEKEVLENPVKEEEEEEEEAREMENLVVEDIGDETPSLTEIVENSSEDENFTTLRSVSHVDLPANTLPSSTLQHNVASLLDSPNESPLSWSSNLQHAFSYPHEHSDVDASVDDSPMGSPASWSSRMRKKWGSTAQSPVLVPNSRKDLTKGIKRFLKFGKKPRAADSPMDWVSVTTSEGDDDFAYRSSDELRKSRMASSQSQFSEDEQALNNLIQPHHHQGSFKVKDGEFKRSFFSLSTFRSKGNDSKPR
- the LOC104775844 gene encoding glutamic acid-rich protein-like isoform X2, with translation MKADTVLDYAVFELSPKNSRYELFVWSNEEEEKLASGLIQPFLNHLRVLESQASQRTESSIRLEFKKSDNGVKSWFTKRTVERFVLYVNSPELLERVNTFDLEMSQLEAARTLYSQEDGGVADTTKKELSRAIDLRLEAIKKDLTTAIAHASANGFDPQTVSDLQLFADRFGAHRLDEACGKYISLSQRRPDLITKNLNTNTQTSVNETHISPHQSTKSNTKNEEEKSDESLEESSTVKTIHHTRRLSVQDRINLFESKQKENSNSTGNKPIVVAKSTELKRLSSDVSSAATTFPEKSVLRRWSIVSDMSFDFTMDNKKSDCGSTEEGLLSTPSSIPDATFPEEPEENSTKEDDDVRSSKSDDFQNQTDSPGSVMTDGNSMQREEESYASKSQNMAQSSVMFPYRHSRSRSAHVAGGIDIKSDERQSKGRKKELFPSDKQSALKPSTKPVSAGSNEQRQKSFGVEDDLEVSLVNAESAGKSYNNRVRATSVDQTQRTRMSRESPPGFDDELQIKADDDKDHGNVVLRRNLSELRFSDDSKGKLYEEYMKKRDAKLREEWSSKETKLKSMQEALDRSRTEMKAKFSTASVKRQDSMSSTRQRAEKFRSFNSRTSTKKCQHPISSLQSAEENEKDKPVSGHPIGKNASRSSQVRKVPSPNRSSRVSKPSGKVSNTNINTSGRGRKTADINLVAQSSLPKFSVLKKENTKPSALAGRNTTATTTMMRTQVRSSNKKTSKEDIPSPVVQRRPRSLRKSFSANIEFTELTTLYSDDMMNNERNQKQNTEDNDDVSENLKVEEFDDLESEAEEEEKEVLENPVKEEEEEEEEAREMENLVVEDIGDETPSLTEIVENSSEDENFTTLRSVSHVDLPANTLPSSTLQHNVASLLDSPNESPLSWSSNLQHAFSYPHEHSDVDASVDDSPMGSPASWSSRMRKKWGSTAQSPVLVPNSRKDLTKGIKRFLKFGKKPRAADSPMDWVSVTTSEGDDDFAYRSSDELRKSRMASSQSQFSEDEQALNNLIQPHHHQGSFKVKDGEFKRSFFSLSTFRSKGNDSKPR
- the LOC104775844 gene encoding glutamic acid-rich protein-like isoform X3 — translated: MKADTVLDYAVFELSPKNSRYELFVWSNEEEEKLASGLIQPFLNHLRVLESQASQRTESSIRLEFKKSDNGVKSWFTKRTVERFVLYVNSPELLERVNTFDLEMSQLEAARTLYSQDGGVADTTKKELSRAIDLRLEAIKKDLTTAIAHASANGFDPQTVSDLQLFADRFGAHRLDEACGKYISLSQRRPDLITKNLNTNTQTSVNETHISPHQSTKSNTKNEEEKSDESLEESSTVKTIHHTRRLSVQDRINLFESKQKENSNSTGNKPIVVAKSTELKRLSSDVSSAATTFPEKSVLRRWSIVSDMSFDFTMDNKKSDCGSTEEGLLSTPSSIPDATFPEEPEENSTKEDDDVRSSKSDDFQNQTDSPGSVMTDGNSMQREEESYASKSQNMAQSSVMFPYRHSRSRSAHVAGGIDIKSDERQSKGRKKELFPSDKQSALKPSTKPVSAGSNEQRQKSFGVEDDLEVSLVNAESAGKSYNNRVRATSVDQTQRTRMSRESPPGFDDELQIKADDDKDHGNVVLRRNLSELRFSDDSKGKLYEEYMKKRDAKLREEWSSKETKLKSMQEALDRSRTEMKAKFSTASVKRQDSMSSTRQRAEKFRSFNSRTSTKKCQHPISSLQSAEENEKDKPVSGHPIGKNASRSSQVRKVPSPNRSSRVSKPSGKVSNTNINTSGRGRKTADINLVAQSSLPKFSVLKKENTKPSALAGRNTTATTTMMRTQVRSSNKKTSKEDIPSPVVQRRPRSLRKSFSANIEFTELTTLYSDDMMNNERNQKQNTEDNDDVSENLKVEEFDDLESEAEEEEKEVLENPVKEEEEEEEEAREMENLVVEDIGDETPSLTEIVENSSEDENFTTLRSVSHVDLPANTLPSSTLQHNVASLLDSPNESPLSWSSNLQHAFSYPHEHSDVDASVDDSPMGSPASWSSRMRKKWGSTAQSPVLVPNSRKDLTKGIKRFLKFGKKPRAADSPMDWVSVTTSEGDDDFAYRSSDELRKSRMASSQSQFSEDEQALNNLIQPHHHQGSFKVKDGEFKRSFFSLSTFRSKGNDSKPR